A genomic region of Campylobacter corcagiensis contains the following coding sequences:
- a CDS encoding VanZ family protein: MDKFIKNRNFINLSFFIYVAIILKFAVFRDGFLSGGNFFRYNLAPFIEIVELFRNATPYQFGVIFFGNILLFSPFGVFLKYKRLNLTQILIFSFIFSLMIEICQLIFKVGIFEIDDLMLNTIGAILGAKIYQIIRVYNYGLEKIKKLYEQSL; this comes from the coding sequence ATGGATAAATTTATAAAAAATAGAAATTTTATAAATTTATCTTTTTTTATTTATGTAGCTATCATTTTAAAATTTGCAGTATTTAGAGATGGCTTTTTAAGTGGTGGAAATTTTTTTAGATATAATCTAGCTCCTTTTATTGAGATAGTTGAGCTTTTTAGAAATGCTACACCATATCAGTTTGGAGTGATATTTTTTGGAAATATTCTTCTTTTTTCACCTTTTGGAGTATTTTTAAAATACAAAAGGCTAAATTTAACTCAAATTCTTATTTTTAGCTTTATCTTTTCTTTAATGATTGAGATATGTCAACTTATTTTCAAAGTTGGAATTTTTGAGATTGATGATTTAATGCTAAACACTATAGGTGCCATTTTAGGGGCTAAAATATATCAAATAATAAGAGTTTATAACTATGGTTTGGAAAAAATTAAAAAACTATATGAACAAAGCTTATGA
- a CDS encoding YihY family inner membrane protein — translation MNKAYDAELFYYASSLSFNTILSIIPLFLLSFSIFTQLPSFTEYYEKAKNFIIQSLLPAHQDAISSYIEQFLSNSVNLGILGLVAIIFTTIMFFDNYSYIVSKLTDTKQNSFWKDFSKYWTLITLAPFGLGVSFYLSAKFEQILNQSFVTSWINLAFILPYLIIWIIFLVTYMISINSKFTLKNILISSFITSLVWNISKYIFIGYTFYNKTYMSLYGSFSVLFFALLWIYISWIIFLYGFKIYIYLESKEKRIDNIKL, via the coding sequence ATGAACAAAGCTTATGATGCGGAGCTTTTTTACTACGCATCAAGTCTTAGCTTTAACACTATTTTATCGATTATTCCGTTATTTTTGCTATCGTTTTCTATCTTCACACAGCTTCCGAGCTTTACAGAATACTATGAAAAAGCTAAAAATTTTATCATCCAAAGCCTACTTCCAGCACATCAAGACGCCATATCTAGCTATATCGAGCAGTTTTTATCAAATAGCGTAAATTTAGGGATTTTAGGTCTAGTTGCCATTATTTTTACTACAATTATGTTTTTTGATAACTATAGCTACATAGTTTCAAAACTTACAGATACTAAACAAAACAGCTTCTGGAAGGACTTTAGCAAATACTGGACGCTTATTACATTAGCACCTTTTGGGCTTGGAGTTTCATTTTATTTATCGGCGAAATTTGAGCAAATTTTAAATCAAAGCTTTGTTACAAGCTGGATAAATTTAGCATTTATACTGCCGTATTTGATAATATGGATAATATTTTTAGTTACCTACATGATATCAATAAATTCAAAATTCACACTTAAAAATATACTAATTAGCTCATTTATAACAAGCCTAGTGTGGAATATATCAAAGTATATTTTTATAGGTTATACATTTTACAACAAAACTTACATGAGTTTATATGGCTCTTTTAGCGTGCTATTTTTCGCACTTTTGTGGATATATATAAGCTGGATAATATTTCTTTATGGATTTAAAATTTATATATATTTAGAAAGTAAAGAAAAAAGAATTGACAATATCAAACTATAA
- a CDS encoding ComEC/Rec2 family competence protein has protein sequence MRKFELFENRSEILIFLTVIISIFILNLGYEWVKFKEFKSSKFHFLDAKVEHSYLKTKNSKTYRVLKLDSGEFSFYTTTKKDANISRYDRLNLGVVTSSISYKDWLKKRFYLPSFKIKKLKPKPNFKQNIINFIDSQHSSDKIKELYVTLYLATPISKELRDDVTKWGIAHVVSISGFHLGIIFGVIFLTITPIYRYFQRRFFPYRSSYFDISIFAFCLMVFYLFLLDFTPSFLRSLVMAFIGFLFLIKNIRILSFYTLFLTILLSVSFIPHLLFSIGFYFSCLGVFYIYLYAHHFGEIKYTKFNIITHAILLNLYVYFAMNIPVYHFFHTLAFSQIAVIPIGYIFVIFYPVSILLHIFGVGNLMDGMLLEFLNYEISTFQTQIPAPLFYIMNLLLLPAIRYKFIALFLAFIGILPLFFIV, from the coding sequence ATGAGAAAATTTGAACTTTTTGAGAATAGATCTGAGATTTTGATATTTTTAACTGTTATAATTTCTATTTTTATCTTAAATTTAGGCTATGAGTGGGTTAAATTTAAAGAATTTAAAAGTAGCAAATTTCACTTTTTAGATGCAAAAGTTGAGCACTCTTATCTAAAAACTAAAAATTCTAAAACTTACAGGGTTTTAAAGCTTGATAGTGGGGAGTTTAGCTTTTATACAACTACTAAAAAAGATGCTAATATAAGTAGATATGATAGACTAAATTTAGGTGTTGTAACTAGTTCTATAAGTTATAAAGATTGGCTAAAAAAGAGATTTTATCTGCCATCATTTAAGATAAAAAAGCTTAAACCAAAGCCAAATTTTAAGCAAAATATCATAAATTTCATAGATTCTCAACACAGCAGCGATAAAATAAAAGAGCTGTATGTTACTTTGTATCTTGCAACTCCTATCTCAAAAGAGCTTCGTGATGATGTTACAAAGTGGGGCATAGCTCATGTGGTATCGATTAGTGGCTTTCATTTGGGAATTATATTTGGCGTTATTTTTCTAACTATAACGCCGATTTATCGTTACTTCCAAAGGCGATTTTTTCCATATCGAAGTAGCTATTTTGACATATCTATCTTTGCTTTTTGTTTGATGGTTTTTTATCTATTTTTGCTTGATTTTACACCTAGCTTTTTAAGATCACTTGTGATGGCTTTTATTGGGTTTTTATTTCTCATAAAAAATATAAGAATTTTATCATTTTACACGCTTTTTTTGACAATACTTTTAAGCGTATCTTTTATACCACATCTTTTGTTTTCTATTGGGTTTTATTTTTCGTGTTTAGGGGTGTTTTATATCTACTTATATGCTCATCATTTTGGAGAGATAAAATACACTAAATTTAACATAATAACTCACGCGATTTTGCTAAATTTATATGTATATTTTGCTATGAATATTCCTGTTTATCACTTCTTTCACACTTTAGCTTTTAGCCAGATAGCTGTTATTCCTATTGGGTATATATTTGTAATTTTTTACCCAGTAAGTATTTTGCTTCACATATTTGGAGTTGGAAATTTAATGGATGGTATGCTTTTAGAGTTTTTAAACTATGAAATTTCAACTTTTCAAACTCAAATTCCAGCACCTCTTTTTTATATTATGAATTTACTTTTACTTCCTGCTATAAGGTATAAATTTATAGCTCTGTTTTTAGCATTTATAGGAATTTTGCCACTGTTTTTTATAGTTTGA
- a CDS encoding tetratricopeptide repeat protein → MYNQYKYNNLNKSIGYYKLSCDKNYDNACINLAKIYAENFDENKTAFDLLKKSCDNGSFLACENLGIYYLTGVGTTKDINKSIKYFTFACENNISISCIKLATLYSSSEFDMLDEKKLIVYIINLAV, encoded by the coding sequence ATTTATAACCAGTATAAATATAATAACTTAAATAAGTCGATAGGGTATTATAAGCTATCTTGTGATAAAAACTACGATAATGCTTGCATAAATTTAGCTAAAATTTATGCAGAAAATTTTGATGAAAACAAAACTGCGTTTGATTTACTTAAAAAAAGTTGTGATAACGGTAGCTTTTTAGCATGTGAGAATTTAGGTATTTACTACTTAACTGGGGTTGGAACAACAAAAGATATCAATAAGTCCATTAAATATTTTACTTTTGCTTGCGAAAACAATATTAGTATTTCTTGTATTAAATTAGCAACTTTATATTCTTCAAGCGAGTTTGATATGTTAGATGAAAAAAAGCTTATAGTTTATATAATAAATCTTGCAGTTTAA
- a CDS encoding glycine zipper 2TM domain-containing protein, producing MKKVILFSLVVASSVFARSVTIDVSRHVPIYETREVTNTVEDCGSGFDDNNILGTVVGGVAGGVIGNQFGGGSGKKLATVAGAIGGGIAGNQVQKNVKNKNCTYKNITSTKEVLTGYRNIGYYKGKEYSKVTLEKQPKIVIEVR from the coding sequence ATGAAAAAAGTAATTTTATTTTCACTTGTAGTAGCAAGTTCTGTATTTGCTAGATCTGTTACGATAGATGTAAGCAGGCATGTACCGATTTATGAAACAAGAGAAGTTACTAATACAGTTGAGGATTGTGGGAGTGGCTTTGATGATAACAACATTCTTGGAACAGTTGTTGGTGGAGTTGCTGGTGGCGTCATAGGAAATCAATTTGGTGGCGGTAGTGGTAAAAAGCTAGCAACCGTAGCTGGTGCGATAGGTGGCGGCATAGCTGGAAATCAAGTTCAAAAAAATGTAAAAAACAAAAACTGCACTTATAAAAATATAACTTCAACTAAAGAAGTTTTAACAGGATACAGAAATATCGGATATTATAAGGGCAAAGAGTACTCAAAAGTAACTCTTGAAAAGCAACCTAAAATCGTTATAGAGGTTCGCTAA
- the recG gene encoding ATP-dependent DNA helicase RecG, translating into MSLEKIGVKTAIDLALLIPKAFDDLTLSQTPSEGENTIEIETKSFRVNSKMLIIQAYSLSWDQDIRLTIFNARPWHYSTFKSGKKMYINGKSSIYGGIWQFTNPKVITKVGEILPKYKLEIRDATVKKLINENLKKDDLINEGLTEEEAEFLLSFHKNDKKSVELVENLENDEASLNTLKFIEIYNYIRKLSKKKYKFKAKSFEIYDISSWLETLPFTPTNDQILAINDIKNDFKSGDATRRVVMGDVGSGKTLVMFAASLMVYPNTAIIMAPTSILCEQIYSEAKRLLPEFLNILLVKSGDKNVDFSGVNLIIGTHVLLYQNLPKANLIMVDEQHRFGSNQRNLINSLTKDGEFRSHFVQFSATPIPRTMMLINSDLARFSSLKEMPFKKDIKTIIIQGDKFGSLITHIKDEISKGKQAIVVYPLIEESDVSQYQSLSEGSSYWLKNFDNVYITHGKDKDKESVLEKFRDSGDLLLSTTVVEVGISLPRLSIIVIVAPERLGLATLHQLRGRVGRHGGKAWCYLFTKLKEPAERLKEFAKTLDGFKVADIDLKNRQGGDLIDGSIQHGSAFRFYDYEENIAKAARDRLACLYL; encoded by the coding sequence ATGAGTTTAGAAAAAATCGGAGTTAAGACTGCTATTGATTTAGCTTTGTTAATTCCTAAAGCTTTTGATGATTTAACTCTTAGCCAAACTCCAAGTGAAGGCGAAAACACCATTGAAATAGAGACTAAATCCTTTAGAGTAAATTCAAAAATGCTTATCATCCAAGCTTACTCTTTAAGCTGGGATCAAGATATCAGACTTACTATTTTTAACGCAAGACCGTGGCATTATAGCACTTTTAAAAGTGGCAAAAAAATGTATATAAACGGCAAAAGCTCTATTTATGGTGGAATTTGGCAGTTTACAAATCCAAAAGTTATTACAAAAGTTGGAGAAATTTTACCAAAATACAAGCTTGAAATTCGAGATGCCACGGTTAAAAAGCTAATAAATGAAAATCTAAAAAAAGACGATCTTATAAACGAAGGACTTACTGAAGAAGAGGCTGAATTTTTACTAAGTTTTCATAAAAATGATAAAAAAAGCGTAGAACTAGTTGAGAATTTAGAAAATGATGAAGCTAGTTTAAATACTTTAAAATTTATAGAAATTTATAACTACATAAGAAAACTTAGCAAAAAAAAGTATAAATTTAAGGCTAAAAGCTTTGAAATTTATGATATAAGTAGTTGGCTAGAAACTTTGCCATTTACCCCTACAAATGATCAAATTTTAGCTATTAATGATATAAAAAACGACTTTAAAAGCGGTGATGCTACAAGGCGAGTTGTAATGGGCGATGTTGGAAGTGGCAAGACTTTGGTTATGTTTGCAGCGTCTTTGATGGTCTATCCAAATACCGCTATCATAATGGCTCCAACTAGTATTTTATGTGAGCAAATTTACAGCGAAGCAAAGAGACTTTTACCTGAGTTTTTAAACATACTTTTAGTAAAAAGTGGCGATAAAAATGTTGATTTTAGTGGCGTAAATTTAATAATAGGAACTCATGTTTTGCTTTATCAAAATTTGCCAAAAGCAAATTTAATCATGGTTGATGAACAGCACCGCTTTGGCTCAAATCAAAGAAATTTGATTAACTCTCTTACAAAAGATGGCGAGTTTAGAAGTCATTTTGTCCAGTTTAGTGCTACGCCAATTCCAAGAACTATGATGCTTATAAACTCAGATCTAGCTAGATTTAGCTCTTTAAAAGAGATGCCATTTAAAAAAGATATAAAAACCATCATCATTCAAGGCGATAAATTTGGCTCTTTAATAACTCACATAAAAGATGAAATTTCAAAAGGAAAACAAGCTATCGTTGTCTATCCACTCATAGAAGAAAGCGATGTAAGCCAGTATCAAAGCCTAAGTGAAGGTAGTTCTTACTGGCTTAAAAATTTTGATAATGTCTATATCACGCACGGAAAAGATAAGGATAAGGAAAGCGTTTTAGAAAAATTTAGAGATAGCGGAGATCTGCTTTTAAGTACGACTGTTGTTGAGGTTGGAATTTCACTTCCAAGACTTAGCATCATAGTTATAGTTGCTCCTGAAAGGCTAGGTCTTGCTACTCTTCATCAGCTTCGTGGAAGAGTTGGAAGGCATGGTGGTAAGGCGTGGTGCTATCTTTTTACAAAGCTAAAAGAGCCAGCTGAAAGGCTAAAAGAATTTGCTAAGACTTTAGATGGATTTAAAGTAGCTGATATAGATCTTAAAAACCGTCAGGGCGGGGATTTAATAGATGGAAGTATTCAGCACGGTAGTGCTTTTAGGTTTTATGATTATGAAGAAAACATCGCCAAAGCTGCTAGAGATAGGCTAGCTTGTTTATATTTATAA
- a CDS encoding M16 family metallopeptidase, protein MKVSEQNGVKVLYEFDQSLPVVTLRLIFCASGVVSEKKQGLAKLSAKLLNEGTKTKGLEFNKSLEIKAVEIYASCGFETFVIELNCLKEHFGFAYSKLLELLKDPNLDANILEKLKIITKGEIATNESDFDYIAKCELDKILHDGSNLAYPSSGSIKSVESINLDDICEFLGGLNLSNLHIVLAGDIKEQNFKELFEILPKGDKRELPKISTTNKMITKEISKPTEQAYIYFGAPFNATKDESYKASVSTFILGSSGFGSRLLEEIRVKRGLAYSAYARNSFTLTNSKIWGYMQTKLENKDSAISVIKDEFEHFVKYGVSDDELKAAKNFLLGSVPLQKETMFKRVAIRQKEFYDGYEFGEFERDLERIKALSLDGLNEFINTHHEITKLSFSIVTK, encoded by the coding sequence ATGAAAGTAAGCGAACAAAATGGTGTAAAAGTTTTATATGAATTTGATCAAAGTTTGCCTGTTGTAACACTTAGACTTATCTTTTGTGCTAGTGGAGTTGTATCTGAAAAAAAGCAAGGCTTAGCAAAACTAAGTGCAAAACTTCTAAATGAAGGCACAAAAACCAAAGGACTTGAATTTAATAAATCTCTTGAGATAAAAGCAGTAGAAATTTATGCAAGCTGCGGGTTTGAGACATTTGTTATTGAGTTAAACTGCCTAAAAGAGCATTTTGGCTTTGCTTATTCTAAGCTTTTAGAGCTTTTAAAAGATCCAAATTTAGACGCTAATATTTTAGAAAAACTCAAAATCATAACAAAGGGCGAAATAGCTACAAATGAGAGCGATTTTGACTATATCGCAAAGTGTGAGCTAGATAAAATTTTACACGATGGATCAAATTTAGCATATCCAAGTAGTGGAAGCATAAAGAGTGTAGAAAGCATAAATTTAGATGATATTTGTGAGTTTTTAGGTGGGCTAAATTTATCAAATTTACATATCGTTTTAGCAGGAGATATAAAAGAGCAAAATTTCAAAGAGCTTTTTGAAATTTTACCAAAAGGTGATAAAAGAGAGCTTCCTAAAATTTCTACAACTAATAAAATGATAACAAAAGAGATTTCAAAACCAACCGAGCAAGCTTATATCTACTTTGGAGCGCCATTTAACGCTACAAAAGATGAGAGTTATAAAGCAAGTGTGAGTACATTTATACTTGGAAGTAGTGGGTTTGGAAGCAGACTTTTAGAAGAAATTCGCGTTAAAAGAGGGCTTGCTTACTCAGCTTATGCTAGAAATTCTTTTACTCTTACAAATTCTAAAATTTGGGGCTATATGCAAACAAAACTTGAAAACAAAGATAGTGCTATATCTGTGATAAAAGATGAATTTGAGCATTTTGTAAAGTATGGCGTAAGCGATGATGAGCTAAAAGCAGCAAAGAATTTCTTGCTTGGAAGTGTGCCTTTGCAAAAAGAGACTATGTTTAAAAGAGTTGCTATTAGACAAAAAGAGTTTTATGATGGGTATGAATTTGGCGAGTTTGAGAGAGATTTGGAGCGTATAAAGGCATTAAGTCTTGATGGGTTAAATGAATTTATAAATACTCATCATGAGATAACAAAGCTGTCATTTAGCATAGTTACAAAATGA
- a CDS encoding dehypoxanthine futalosine cyclase — protein sequence MSRLSIDEAVDLIENAELTDLGKMAFEKKQELHPDKITTFIVDRNINYTNTCWVDCKFCAFYRHVNQDDAYILSFEEIGKKIEELIEIGGTQILFQGGVHPKLKIEWYEDLVDYISKNYPTITIHGFSAIEIEYIAKISKISTREVLSRLKAKGLYSMPGAGAEVLSDRVRDIVAPKKTSTATWLNIHKQAHELGIKTTATMMFGTVESNYEIVKHWDYLRDLQDQTGGFRAFILWSFQGKNTKLLAEHPEIKKQSSNRYLRLLAVSRLFLDNFKNIQSSWVTQGSYIGQLALKFGANDLGSTMMEENVVKAAGASFRMNQDQMIELIKDIGEIPAKRNTNYDILEIYR from the coding sequence TTGAGTAGATTAAGTATAGACGAAGCGGTTGATTTGATAGAAAATGCTGAACTTACAGACCTTGGCAAAATGGCTTTTGAAAAAAAGCAAGAACTTCACCCTGATAAGATAACAACTTTTATTGTTGATAGAAATATTAATTACACCAACACTTGCTGGGTGGATTGTAAATTTTGTGCGTTTTATCGCCATGTAAATCAAGATGATGCTTATATTTTAAGCTTTGAAGAGATCGGTAAAAAAATAGAAGAACTCATTGAAATTGGCGGCACACAGATACTTTTTCAAGGTGGAGTTCATCCTAAGCTTAAAATCGAGTGGTATGAGGATTTGGTGGATTATATTAGCAAAAACTACCCAACTATCACGATTCATGGATTTTCAGCTATTGAGATAGAATACATCGCTAAAATTTCTAAAATTTCAACGCGTGAAGTTCTTTCTAGATTAAAAGCTAAAGGCCTTTACTCTATGCCTGGTGCTGGAGCTGAGGTTTTAAGTGATAGAGTTCGTGATATCGTAGCTCCTAAAAAAACCAGCACCGCTACTTGGCTTAATATACACAAACAAGCTCATGAACTTGGTATAAAAACGACAGCAACTATGATGTTTGGCACAGTTGAGAGTAACTACGAAATAGTTAAACACTGGGATTATCTAAGAGATCTTCAAGATCAAACTGGTGGCTTTAGAGCTTTTATTTTGTGGAGTTTTCAGGGCAAAAATACTAAGCTTTTAGCTGAACATCCTGAGATTAAAAAGCAAAGCTCAAACCGCTATTTAAGGCTACTTGCAGTTTCAAGACTATTTTTAGATAACTTTAAAAACATCCAAAGTTCATGGGTTACACAAGGTTCATATATAGGTCAGCTTGCACTTAAATTTGGTGCAAATGATTTAGGCTCAACTATGATGGAAGAAAATGTCGTAAAAGCAGCAGGAGCTTCATTTAGAATGAATCAAGATCAAATGATAGAACTTATTAAAGATATTGGAGAAATTCCAGCTAAAAGAAATACAAATTATGATATTTTGGAGATTTACAGATGA
- a CDS encoding NfeD family protein, protein MIPAIYMIAIGLFLMALELIALNFVLIFFGISFVIVGAINFGFEFSLEWQLVAASLLALVLIFALRGKLKGAFLKDSDGLNENFLDEAGVGEINNGMIYYKGTFWKSDEISGLKNGDKVEILGTKNGKIYIKK, encoded by the coding sequence ATGATACCAGCGATTTATATGATAGCAATAGGGCTATTTTTGATGGCTTTGGAGTTAATAGCACTAAATTTTGTTCTGATATTTTTTGGGATAAGTTTTGTGATAGTTGGTGCTATAAATTTTGGCTTTGAATTTAGCTTAGAGTGGCAGTTGGTTGCTGCATCTTTACTGGCTTTGGTGCTTATATTTGCCTTAAGGGGCAAGCTTAAGGGAGCTTTTTTAAAAGATAGTGATGGTTTAAATGAGAATTTCTTAGATGAAGCTGGAGTTGGCGAGATAAATAATGGAATGATTTATTATAAAGGGACATTTTGGAAAAGCGATGAAATTTCAGGGCTAAAAAATGGCGATAAAGTTGAAATTTTAGGAACAAAAAACGGTAAAATTTATATAAAAAAATAG
- a CDS encoding SPFH domain-containing protein — protein MDFLSLVIVIVFLVALFAKSAVKIVPQADMLIVERLGKFHTVLHAGFHVIIPFIDRITAKLTTKEQLVEIARQQVITKDNVNITVDGIVYAKVVDAKMAIYNVENYKKAISNLAMTTLRGEIGGLNLDDTLSSRDRLNAALQMALGDAANNWGIKIMRVEIAEISVPDEIEDAMNLQMKAEREKRAVELKAEGEKRAMILNAEASKQEKVLEAEAIERMADAKKYEQIALAEGQKEAMENINMAMSASDFAAQYLLAKGRVEAFNELAKNGSKDKVVVPYETTELIGSLGLIKEFLGKKE, from the coding sequence ATGGATTTTTTAAGTTTAGTCATTGTTATAGTTTTTTTAGTTGCACTCTTTGCAAAATCAGCAGTAAAAATCGTTCCACAAGCTGATATGCTTATAGTAGAAAGACTTGGTAAATTTCACACTGTGCTTCATGCTGGATTTCATGTGATTATACCTTTTATTGACCGCATCACAGCAAAGCTTACCACAAAAGAGCAGTTAGTTGAGATAGCTCGCCAACAAGTCATAACAAAAGATAATGTTAATATTACTGTTGATGGCATTGTTTATGCAAAAGTTGTAGATGCTAAAATGGCGATTTATAATGTGGAAAATTATAAAAAAGCGATCTCAAATTTAGCTATGACGACTTTAAGGGGCGAAATAGGTGGGCTAAATTTAGACGATACTTTATCATCAAGGGACCGCTTAAATGCGGCTTTACAAATGGCATTAGGAGATGCGGCAAATAACTGGGGCATAAAGATAATGCGTGTAGAAATAGCTGAAATTTCAGTACCTGATGAGATAGAAGATGCGATGAATTTGCAGATGAAAGCTGAAAGAGAAAAAAGAGCAGTTGAACTAAAAGCTGAAGGTGAAAAAAGAGCGATGATACTAAATGCTGAGGCTTCAAAGCAAGAAAAGGTTTTAGAAGCTGAAGCTATAGAGAGAATGGCAGATGCTAAAAAATATGAACAAATCGCTTTAGCTGAAGGTCAAAAAGAGGCAATGGAAAATATCAATATGGCTATGTCAGCTTCAGATTTTGCAGCCCAGTATCTTTTAGCTAAAGGTAGGGTAGAAGCTTTTAATGAGTTAGCTAAAAACGGTAGCAAAGATAAAGTTGTAGTGCCTTATGAGACAACTGAACTTATAGGAAGCTTAGGTTTGATAAAAGAATTTTTAGGTAAAAAAGAGTAA
- a CDS encoding TIGR00730 family Rossman fold protein — translation MRVTIFCGSSSGNENFVNVARNFGEYLGLTGHTVIYGGGSVGLMGAVAEGVMSKNGEIIGIIPERLYDREAGNENITNLITVKTMHQRKALLSEMCEAFVILPGGLGTLEELFEVWTHAQLGYHQKPIAFLNIDGYYDGLFDFVKFVSKSGFIDKKFVDMVIVKKNYEKLMECLKNYKAPESKY, via the coding sequence TTGAGAGTAACGATATTTTGCGGTTCAAGCAGTGGAAATGAAAACTTTGTAAATGTGGCTAGAAATTTTGGTGAGTATTTAGGGCTTACTGGTCATACTGTGATATATGGTGGTGGCTCAGTTGGGCTAATGGGAGCTGTGGCCGAAGGCGTGATGTCTAAAAATGGCGAGATAATAGGCATCATTCCAGAAAGGCTTTACGATAGAGAAGCTGGAAATGAAAATATCACAAATTTAATCACAGTTAAAACAATGCATCAAAGAAAGGCTCTTTTAAGCGAAATGTGTGAAGCCTTTGTTATACTTCCAGGCGGTCTTGGCACGCTTGAAGAGCTTTTTGAAGTGTGGACTCATGCTCAGCTTGGATATCATCAAAAACCAATAGCTTTTTTAAATATAGATGGTTATTATGATGGGCTTTTTGATTTTGTAAAATTTGTTTCAAAAAGTGGCTTTATAGATAAGAAATTTGTAGATATGGTTATAGTTAAGAAAAACTACGAAAAGCTAATGGAGTGCTTAAAAAACTATAAAGCACCAGAGTCAAAGTACTAA
- a CDS encoding MFS transporter yields MNQHIALLKHNKTIRILALIQLICYFGAWFSHVGIFTLLINLNAATWMIGLTAASAYIPSVILAPFAGVIIDRFRAYPLFFIFMFIEAITVILLLLVDSLEWFWFLQLMVFIRMGTAGIYFQVEMSLLPRILSKDDLKIANEIHSIIWALSYTLGMAFAGLFVAKYGVYNSFIFDFLIYIVGIALLIKLNLKENKKSTQQKAIHMIVQGFIYLKNNPFLIKLLLLHGFVAVTTYDTLIGILAKVNYKEILSASLTIGVLNTIRAFGLIVGPFVLSKFVNSKNLFYIFIAQGVGLISWGLLQGNFYLSFIGLFVTGLTTSTLWSYTYTLVQNVCDSKFYGRVIAYLDMIYLGIAAITSILVGFLYDLGLPAWLITVLMGVHFIIAALYYTKNIYHKL; encoded by the coding sequence ATGAATCAACACATAGCTCTTCTTAAACACAATAAAACAATAAGAATTCTAGCCTTAATCCAGCTTATTTGCTACTTTGGAGCGTGGTTTAGCCATGTTGGAATTTTTACTTTACTTATAAATTTAAATGCCGCTACTTGGATGATAGGACTAACAGCAGCATCTGCATATATTCCTAGCGTGATATTAGCACCATTTGCTGGAGTTATTATAGATAGGTTTAGAGCTTATCCGCTATTTTTTATCTTTATGTTTATAGAGGCTATAACGGTCATACTTCTGCTTTTAGTTGATAGTTTAGAGTGGTTTTGGTTTTTGCAGCTTATGGTTTTTATAAGAATGGGCACAGCTGGGATTTATTTTCAAGTTGAAATGAGTTTACTTCCTAGAATTTTAAGCAAAGATGATTTAAAAATCGCTAATGAAATTCACTCCATCATTTGGGCTCTCTCATACACGCTAGGAATGGCTTTTGCTGGACTTTTTGTAGCAAAATACGGTGTTTATAACTCATTTATTTTTGACTTTTTAATTTACATAGTTGGCATTGCTCTTCTAATTAAATTAAACCTTAAAGAAAACAAAAAAAGCACCCAGCAAAAAGCTATACATATGATAGTTCAAGGTTTTATTTATCTTAAAAACAACCCCTTTTTGATTAAACTTTTGCTCCTTCATGGATTTGTAGCAGTAACTACATATGATACGCTTATTGGAATTTTAGCCAAAGTTAACTATAAAGAAATTTTAAGTGCATCTTTAACAATAGGAGTTTTAAACACAATAAGGGCTTTTGGGCTTATAGTTGGTCCTTTTGTTTTAAGTAAATTTGTAAACAGTAAAAATCTTTTTTATATATTCATAGCTCAAGGAGTTGGGCTTATAAGCTGGGGACTTTTACAAGGAAATTTTTATCTAAGCTTTATTGGTCTTTTTGTTACAGGACTTACAACCTCAACACTTTGGTCGTATACCTACACCCTTGTTCAAAATGTTTGTGATTCTAAATTTTACGGACGAGTTATAGCTTATCTTGATATGATATATCTTGGAATTGCTGCTATAACCTCTATTTTGGTTGGCTTTTTGTATGATTTAGGGCTTCCTGCTTGGCTTATAACCGTTTTAATGGGAGTACATTTTATAATCGCAGCACTTTATTATACAAAAAATATTTACCATAAACTATAA